Proteins from one Salvelinus sp. IW2-2015 linkage group LG32, ASM291031v2, whole genome shotgun sequence genomic window:
- the mrps14 gene encoding small ribosomal subunit protein uS14m: MAAACRTALAGLNVFHSFCTPKQTLRSGWSVVEQVRGYYVDWRMLRDVKRRQMAFDYADERLRINALRKNTVLPKELQDVADKEIAALPRDSCPVRIRNRCVMTSRPRGVKRRWRLSRIVFRHLADHNQMSGIQRAMW, encoded by the exons ATGGCGGCGGCCTGTAGGACTGCACTTGCGGGGTTAAATGTTTTTCACTCCTTTTGTACACCTAAACAG ACTCTGAGAAGCGGCTGGAGTGTGGTGGAGCAGGTCAGAGGGTACTATGTTGACTGGAGAATGCTACGCGACGTGAAGAGAAGGCAGATGGCCTTTGACTATGCAGATGAAAGACTACGGATCAATGCACTAAGGAAGAACACTGTTCTCCCCAAGGAGCTTCAG GATGTTGCTGATAAAGAAATCGCCGCGCTGCCACGTGACAGCTGCCCAGTACGAATCCGGAATAGATGTGTGATGACCTCACGGCCGCGGGGCGTCAAGCGCAGGTGGCGTCTCAGTCGCATAGTCTTCCGTCACCTGGCGGACCACAACCAGATGTCTGGAATACAGCGGGCCATGTGGTGA